One part of the Coffea eugenioides isolate CCC68of chromosome 10, Ceug_1.0, whole genome shotgun sequence genome encodes these proteins:
- the LOC113749778 gene encoding putative germin-like protein 2-1: MGTPFLITIATMALLSSLAIASDPSPLQDFCVAINDPKNAVFVNGKICKDPKVVNANDFFFQGLNVPRNTANRQGSNVTAVNVNNLAGLNTLGVSLARLDFAPYGLNPPHTHPRATEVLFVLEGTLNVGFVTSNPPNNMKNQLFTKTLNPGDVFVFPEGLIHFQFNVAKTNAVAFAGFGSQNPGVITIANAVFGSDPLISADVLAKAFQVDKKVIDLLEAQFLK, translated from the exons ATGGGAACTCCATTCCTGATAACCATAGCCACAATGGCACTACTTTCATCCCTTGCTATCGCTTCTGATCCTAGCCCTTTGCAGGATTTTTGTGTTGCAATCAATGATCCCAAAAATGCTG TGTTTGTGAACGGAAAGATTTGTAAGGACCCAAAGGTCGTGAACGCCAATGATTTCTTCTTTCAGGGACTGAACGTACCTCGAAATACAGCAAATCGACAAGGTTCTAATGTTACTGCTGTGAACGTCAACAATCTAGCTGGGCTCAACACTTTGGGAGTTTCCCTAGCTCGTCTCGATTTCGCTCCTTATGGCCTAAACCCACCCCATACTCATCCTCGTGCAACCGAGGTCCTATTCGTGTTAGAGGGCACTCTTAATGTTGGGTTTGTCACTTCAAATCCACCAAATAACATGAAAAATCAACTCTTTACGAAAACGTTGAATCCAGGAGATGTTTTCGTGTTCCCTGAAGGTCTGATTCACTTCCAATTTAATGTTGCGAAGACGAATGCTGTTGCATTTGCTGGTTTTGGCAGCCAAAATCCAGGAGTCATTACTATTGCAAATGCAGTCTTTGGATCAGATCCTCTCATTTCTGCAGATGTTCTCGCCAAGGCATTCCAAGTCGACAAGAAAGTCATTGACTTACTTGAGGCACAGTTTTTGAAATGA